A genomic stretch from Hydrogenimonas urashimensis includes:
- the exbB gene encoding TonB-system energizer ExbB: MKSDTITDLVDYGFIGVLLLMSVIALWLILERYFYYRHVDLRSFKEKEELEIALGENLTMIASIGANAPFIGLLGTVVGIMVTFVTIGQSGLVETKEIMVGLALALKTTAGGILVAIPVVWLYNMLGRKAEILVAQWEMMKRRGEI; encoded by the coding sequence ATGAAAAGTGATACGATAACCGATCTGGTCGACTACGGATTTATAGGAGTACTGCTTCTTATGAGCGTCATCGCGCTCTGGCTGATTCTGGAACGCTATTTCTATTACCGGCATGTCGATCTTCGAAGTTTCAAAGAAAAAGAGGAGTTGGAGATCGCACTGGGAGAGAACCTGACGATGATCGCCTCGATCGGGGCGAACGCCCCTTTTATCGGTTTGCTGGGGACCGTTGTCGGCATCATGGTGACATTCGTGACGATCGGGCAGAGCGGTCTGGTGGAGACCAAAGAGATCATGGTGGGGCTCGCACTCGCCCTCAAAACGACAGCGGGCGGCATACTGGTGGCGATTCCTGTCGTATGGCTCTACAATATGCTGGGCAGAAAGGCCGAAATTCTCGTGGCACAATGGGAAATGATGAAACGCAGAGGGGAAATTTGA
- a CDS encoding ExbD/TolR family protein — protein sequence MKIKKFDQINVLPFIDIMLVLLVIVLTSASFVSKGTIPVDLPEASSTNAPIEKMQSIVIDKEGNFYFEEKKMSFDALKAKILSLDPKKDALIIKSDAKSQFQNFVRVIDLLKSKGFEKISIETKQ from the coding sequence ATGAAAATCAAAAAATTCGATCAGATCAACGTTCTGCCTTTTATCGACATCATGCTGGTGCTGCTTGTCATCGTCCTGACCAGTGCTTCGTTCGTTTCCAAAGGGACCATTCCCGTCGATCTTCCCGAGGCGAGCAGTACGAACGCGCCGATTGAGAAAATGCAAAGCATCGTCATCGACAAGGAAGGCAATTTCTATTTCGAAGAGAAAAAGATGAGTTTTGATGCACTCAAAGCGAAAATTCTCTCTCTCGATCCGAAAAAAGATGCGCTCATCATCAAAAGCGATGCGAAGAGTCAGTTTCAGAATTTCGTCAGGGTGATCGACCTTCTGAAGTCAAAGGGATTCGAAAAAATCAGTATCGAGACCAAACAGTAA
- a CDS encoding rhodanese-like domain-containing protein produces MATLDQNIVERIESAIRRNKEKAELGNVGMEKGIELIREVGAVLLDVRPPAKVNGENAEEANIPDAYYTPYTEFADYLDILPQDKTTPILVACLKGWFANRVMGYLEALGYENVYVLGANIEDLIAAHKAHTK; encoded by the coding sequence ATGGCGACATTGGATCAAAACATCGTTGAGCGTATCGAATCGGCCATCCGGCGGAACAAAGAGAAGGCCGAACTTGGAAATGTCGGTATGGAAAAAGGGATCGAACTGATCCGTGAGGTCGGGGCTGTGCTTCTTGATGTCCGCCCCCCTGCCAAGGTGAATGGTGAAAATGCCGAAGAAGCGAACATTCCGGATGCCTACTACACTCCCTATACGGAGTTTGCCGACTATCTCGACATTCTTCCCCAGGACAAAACGACACCGATTCTCGTTGCCTGCCTGAAAGGGTGGTTCGCCAACCGTGTCATGGGGTACCTCGAAGCGTTGGGATATGAAAATGTCTACGTACTGGGTGCGAACATCGAGGACCTGATCGCGGCCCACAAGGCACACACGAAATAG
- a CDS encoding HvfX family Cu-binding RiPP maturation protein, protein MQLRRFYAEYSRAAGYLKSPSLLFMRLILAHGFYEPAMMKWNDIAAVSEWFASLGMPMPTLNAYMAAATELIGVVLLTLGFMTRFIALPLIVVMVVAIATVHLPHGFSAGNNGFEIPLYYMIMLFALMAHGAGRFSLDRRLFGEDA, encoded by the coding sequence ATGCAACTGCGTAGATTCTATGCCGAATATTCCCGGGCGGCAGGCTATCTCAAATCGCCTTCCCTCCTTTTTATGCGCCTCATTTTGGCTCACGGTTTCTACGAACCGGCCATGATGAAATGGAACGATATCGCTGCCGTGAGCGAATGGTTTGCATCGCTTGGAATGCCGATGCCGACACTCAACGCTTATATGGCGGCTGCAACGGAATTGATAGGAGTGGTACTTCTGACACTGGGGTTCATGACCCGATTTATTGCGCTGCCGCTTATTGTCGTAATGGTTGTGGCGATTGCCACAGTGCATCTGCCCCACGGATTTTCAGCCGGAAACAACGGGTTCGAGATACCTCTTTACTACATGATCATGCTTTTTGCGCTGATGGCGCACGGAGCGGGCCGATTCAGCCTGGACCGCCGGCTCTTCGGAGAGGATGCCTGA
- a CDS encoding OmpA family protein, whose protein sequence is MKNIPIKVIALSIAAALTVGGCASKEPMPNRGQKTGQGAVIGALAGAALGAAVSKGHRGKGALIGAAAGAAVGGLIGYNLDKQAQEVADSMNTTVSQDEKEAAKTQDIIVTKQDKYVKITFKSAMMFETDAADPTPAAREKITRLVDVLKNYPSTIVQVVGHTDSRGSYDYNLKLSQKRAFSVANLLKSLGVANPIYARGCSFSKPLVPNDTPTNMALNRRVEIYLYPNEASVIDACL, encoded by the coding sequence GTGAAAAATATCCCGATAAAAGTCATCGCACTTTCCATTGCAGCCGCTTTGACGGTGGGCGGGTGCGCTTCCAAAGAGCCGATGCCAAACCGCGGGCAGAAAACCGGACAGGGTGCCGTTATCGGAGCACTGGCGGGTGCCGCGCTCGGTGCTGCGGTCAGCAAGGGACACCGCGGAAAGGGTGCACTGATAGGCGCGGCGGCCGGAGCGGCCGTCGGTGGCCTTATCGGCTACAACCTGGACAAACAGGCACAGGAGGTGGCCGATTCGATGAACACGACGGTCAGCCAGGATGAAAAAGAGGCCGCGAAGACGCAGGATATCATCGTCACAAAGCAGGACAAATATGTCAAAATCACCTTCAAAAGCGCCATGATGTTCGAGACCGATGCCGCGGATCCGACACCCGCCGCACGGGAGAAAATCACTCGGCTTGTCGATGTCCTTAAAAACTACCCTTCCACGATCGTACAAGTGGTCGGCCATACCGACAGTCGGGGATCTTACGACTACAATCTCAAACTCTCGCAAAAACGTGCTTTCAGTGTAGCGAATCTGCTCAAGAGTCTGGGAGTTGCAAATCCCATCTACGCACGGGGATGCTCCTTCAGTAAACCGCTGGTTCCCAACGACACACCCACAAATATGGCTCTCAACCGCCGGGTAGAGATCTACCTCTATCCCAACGAAGCGTCGGTCATCGACGCCTGTTTGTAG